DNA sequence from the Macrobrachium nipponense isolate FS-2020 chromosome 3, ASM1510439v2, whole genome shotgun sequence genome:
ccccttcggtgttaaagggttaatttGTTTTCTGAACAGATGTAACTCTTCAGCTTCCTCCTGTGCGATGAATCTGCATTGTATTTTAATCCAGTAGTCTGAAtgttaaatacacatacatatatctaagaGCTCAGAGGCTTAGATCTACATCCTTTGCATTCTGTTATCCAGGAAGTGTGACCAGATGTGCTGAACCTCCAGTTGGTTCAGGATTCTCTTGCCCTTCACCAAGAgtgagtctatcctaatgttaggacccaggtttgttctgcatatgaacaaatgacaaatattagtattcatagctaacaaacctgcagtcttaacatttactgcccacctctagccctCTTTCAGTTAAACCTGGGCTGGAAGAAAAACTATGTCATGAGGTTGAGATTGGGTCACTGGCCTCTCCTTGTCTCATCTCTGTGGCAGATGCCAGATGCCACTAATTCCATGCATAAAcaattcttattgttttttactggtttccacctggcgccagaagatttatcctaatgttaagactgcagGTTTCTTAGCTCtgaaaaatacaaactaatttaaatttgtcatttttgatagtgtagtcgCTGTTTCGTCCTCGAAGGAGTACCCTTTCCATgcgtctatccagagctccatggcgaccagactaatgtcaaagaattctcttaactggtcttatGGCTGGGTAtgtgtcataatgataaatacatattataacacgtgatagagtataaatgaCTCAGGATAATagggcactttctattatcctcagcAAATGCTGATTTCCAGTTTTCTAATTACATCAAATCcgtaagaagaagaagtggttatGCACATACGTaccatcatattgtttacatacatacgaccaaaatccaaccaagaTGCCATTCCCTTTCTGGTCGGTCAAGAAACCAGAGCTCAGAAAAGTCAATTCTTTACTTATTGATTCAGCTAAGTGCATAGTTTTaagtttcagttttaaaaaaaattatttaatctgTAAACACAATGGTTTATTGTGAGTAAAAAACCGAATTCGGCTTATTTCATTGGCGCTTCTTATGATTGATGATCGTTAGGCTAGGTCCGAGAATTTCGTTCTTCATTTACCTATTAATTTCATTACCGAGGTTGATGAAAACATAAGTTGAAAGCTAAGTGTACAGTTTTAAGTTTCAgttaattaaaaattttgttagTGTATAATGTGGAACaatgatttttgtgtgtgtgaaaaaccATAAACTAATTTTTTCGCCAGTACTCGTCGGCACTAGCGATTTAGGATCATTAGCGCCAAGAGTTTCGTTCTTCACTTATTGATTTCAGTACCTAAGTTCATGGAAACTTCCAACTTGAAAGTTGAGTATGTAATTTCAAGTtccactgaaaaatatttttatttagacattGGAACAATGATTTTAATGTGCCTGTAAAGCCATAAACCGGTTTTGTCATCAGTACTACATGTTGGCACTTCTTACAATTTACGATCATTACTACATAGCTGTTTGTAGAAGAAGTTGTTATGAAGAAACGTTCCACACTAATGAATAATCTGTTCAGATAACGATGTCGGCAATAGACTACCAGGCAGTAGCCCACAGTCTACTTCGATTCAGTGAGGATATGTTGGCTAGACTGTGGATATTGTCTGTAGCCTATAACCTATGATTATGCATCCTTAAGggtgaataaaatatactaacttaGATTAGGCAGTAACCTGAATTAAGGTAAGTTTTGGGCACAAATCTTGTTAGGCTATTGGTTTAGGCAGTACCCTAAGTATACaccaaagaccttaggattagatAAAAGGCTGTAGACATTTTTGCCTTTTATATAACCTGTATATTTAAGCATTGTCTTAATACTTTAGGCTATCGTGTGCATACCTCGAGacatgaaattaatccgttccgaggcggctttCAGATCATgaacttttcgtatcttgaaccacattttacatgtaaaatggctaatccgttccaagccctacaaaaacaccccagtaaatttgatattaaagctaaattgaccaataaagaatgaaatactacaacaatttggaccattcaatacctaacttaatacgtactagtactaatgtgtatgtacctgtaaataaagtgtattagtgtacatggtatattTTACAACCCTTGGGAATTTTTACAACTCTTGGGGTTGTATAAAAGTTCTtatataataattgttgtcagtaataaatgtaactcagtgccAAAGGTCAGTGGAAATgaacactcaagaaaacttaacaatatttaatacttaaatacaaaatttagatCAACCTTGTTGGATGTGACAAATACCATAATTTGAGAACAAGGAAGAacaaataccagtccttagaatcacactggattccctaaaactaaagctaagtcctaacaaagaaaggggaaataatagttattaataataaacttgtttggatccaacaattttgctggccagaccaaaaactaccctaatactactaattccaagaaagaagaaagacagagtaaataaaacaggaaaactaTTATAAATCCTACCTATCAACACAAAGCTAAGCACACAAAACCTTGTCTATAATAGAACTGGATGACATTATATAGTCACGACAcaaatatgacaaaaaatatatatacgtatatgattaaataatacaaaggatgtatagttcttctcacttcagtggatgcatcagaggagagacaaaactagggccgtgatccactcgccaTAACAGCTATCAGGGCAGGTCCTGAACGCCAGAGCATAACCGTAAAGGGAAAgcgatcccaaacgaaaatcagacaCTCTGTCTTACCTGGGGTCAGCCTCCCTACGggccatctcacgagctagcaagctcccaaaaccACAGCAGCTGATTGGAGATGAAAGTGCTAGAAGAAAGCGACGGCACCCattccctgggaattcctcctcgtcagggttgcaggtgacaggagcacctgcgAGTCTCTACTCGAAGTACACAAGCCGCAAGTCGAGGCAGCAGACACTCGATTCACAGGTGACAAGAGAACCTGCAAACAACAGACCAAGGTGAGGATCCAAAGTGTAATCCAAAGAATCGTCGTCCAAATAAACTGCCAAATAAACATTATCCAAAGTCCAAATCAGTATGCTGCTCAAGGTATGATATCAAGGGAGTGCTCTAGCCCGAACTGAACTCTGTCAGAGCACCAACATCCAGACATCACCAAGACGCGTTCATATACActcgtaaaaaaaagaagaacaatcattaaaacgatagttcgataatataaacaaacggagaggaggcgcctaaccacactgagtaacgttaaattaagcactttacgctaaacacttaaatgaccagacaacggacacttgaatttcaaaaataatataaacaaatactcatacaaaacaaaggctattctgctgccacaaaatgattcttaaaaagtAGTATAATTAAACcttaaacctagaaaaacaaggctgatctaaatttataaaagacaaataaaaaaaataaaactagtcttttctaataccttcctccccaaaacaaaacaaattattccaatagaatacattttttttaattatacaaaaCATGAAACCTGTAAAGAGAAAAGGATTAACACATCACTCTCAAGACAAAGTAAAGTCTCACGAATATCAATAACTGAATTGTCACACAAAGAAAACTTACCAGCCTAAACAACAGAgaaaacataaatcaaaataaaccaaaaggtcaAATTAGCACAAAATAGTTAACACCAGACACTGACTGTCTCAAATTCAGCCAATAACATTGAGTTTACACATAACAGACACGACCACAGTTAAGACCGACCGCACTTTGGTCACTACAGGTTTTCCTTTGGTTCAAAAGAAAacagacaaaatcattaaataCCTCACTAAGAAAACCTAATAACTAATAAACCAAACTCCAAGCGGAACACACACTCATACTCATCCTCACATCTCTTAAGATTAACGCAAACCAATTGAAGAGacgagaagggcgaggggagGGGAGCCAAGTCGTTATCAAATCCATATCCTTGAAAGGGCATCGGGAATTCGATTCTCTGATCCCTTAACGTGTTTTATCACAAGCGAGAATTCTTGCAATTGCAGAGCCCAACGTAAAATTctctggttggctcctttcatGTGCTTGATGAAAACCAGTGGGTTGTGGTCCGTCCAGATttctatgggaaaagaaaaatttgtcACATAAGGCTTAAAATGCACAAGAGTACGCACGAAGGCGAGGgcctccttttcaatggtggaatATTTTCTCTCAGCGGCCAGTAGCTTTCGACTATAATATGATACAGGATGAACCTCTCATACCTCGttcctttgaaagaggacaccCCCAATACCTATGTCACTGGCATCCACTGCAACAATAAAAGGTCTCTGGAAATTAGGAGAAGTCAGTATTGGATTAGATACGAATACCATCTTAAGTTTAATAAATGCTTCCTCACACTGAGAAGACAACACAAACTTCTGCCCTTTCTTTAACAACTTGGTAAGTGGCTGAGCAATGTCTGAGAAATTTCGCACGAATCTGCGATAATAACCAGTCATGCCCAGCACTCGctgaacttctctgacattgcacggcctctttAAATTTACGATAGCCTCGAGGTTGGCTTGTTTAggtgccacctgacccaaacccacctcgtgacccaaatagcaCACTTATGCTTTGTCAAACTCACACTTGGCCAGATTTACAACAAGACCGGCGGCCCTTAACTCTTCAAACACTTTACTTAATCGTAATATGTGTGTCCGCCAGTCGTTGCTATGGACTACCAGGTCATCTATATAGATTTCTGTACCTTCCAGACCACAAATAACGCGGTTCATAAGTCGTTGGAAAGTACATGCAGCATTTTTCATCCCAATACCCTTTCAATAAATCCAATTTCGTAATAAATTTAGCAGCCCCTATCTGATTGAGACAGTCATCTATCCGAGGCAAAGGAAATAAGTCATTCTTAGTGTGTGCGTTAACCTTACGGTAGTCTACACACATACGGAACTTTCCGTCGGACTTCTTAACAAGGACTATCGGGGAGCTCCATGGACTAACGGAAGGTTGGATGAGATCGTGTTCCAGCATATATTTAATCTCCTTATCAACTATATCCCTCTTAACGGGATTCAGCCGATAAGGACTCGGTTTTACAGGAGAAGCATTTCCAACATCTACATCATGCTCAAGAAAATTAGTTCGACTTGGagaattctgaaataaatctggaaaagaagaaattaaattaattacatcCCTCCTTTGAGCAATCTCCAGATGCTCCAGCCCTTCCTTCAAAACTtctaaattttgtatattatcaaaaagagcatcagaagacacctgacaaattaaatcctccaaatcctccgAAGGTAATTCCATAACCTCAGCCATAGGCTCATAAACAATAGCGAGAGGATCATGTCTATTTGAAGTAGTATAGAGTTttaacctatttatatggaatatcCTGCACTTCCGTTTGGTCCCAGGTGCCTCTGTTTCATAATTCACCTCTGACAacttcctcaacaccttccagGGTTCCTTATATCTTGGTTCAAGGAAATTGTCAGTCagtacttaaaactaaaactaattctCCGGGCTCAAACGACCGTGCTTCAGATTTcctatcaaaatttaatttcatagcagcctgagaactaGCCAAATTTTCTCTGGCAAATCTCCAGGTTCTAGATAACTTTTTTCTCAAGTCCTCCACAAACTCTCCTACGTTTGCATCCCCTCCTCGACCAGTTTCAAGCATCTCATGAAAAATCTCCAAAGGCCCACATACTTTGTGTTCAAACACCATTTCGAAAGGAGCTACACCAGTTGAAGAATTCGGGTGATTTCttagagcaaagagagcaaagggaagccctttatcCCATTCCTCCCCTTGTTCATAACAATACTTTtacggccatattccttggcgatcacactcaattgcatgccagcttcatacttttttattatctctatttttgtctccaaagagaacgaaatcactaacgaatttatgttaataaacgaaatcatatAGAATGAACGAATTCTGCATGCTTACGATACTGATGATGCCGCCAAGTGGCCTAAAAAGCATGCCGCTACGTgtgatgcatgatgggatcatgggagagatgctgaccaataggagagcaggatcttatggcggtgactagcatcaggaaccaatgggagagtgggaggatggtggcgagtctactaagttggcggcgcgtgagttttaaaattgttatcagtggtccaggcgaatctcgggactttacagcaacaacctttcatatctcgaacaattttcgtatgaaaagcaaaaaaatcttcgtatttgctttcgtatctcgagtttttcgtaagttgagcctttcgtatgtcaaggtaccactgtattatgattactatcttttatgctacctcagctatttggtggataagtgccgattattcattttttttatcatgttgtctcatgtatctagattgtgtatgttactgtctccattttgtatatttcatgtatatggccctgagctgaaataaaggatattattattattatttttattttattattattattattattttattattattattattattattattattagtattattattacttattattattattattattattattattattattattattatgattattattcttaattattattttatttattattattattattaatttattattattattattattagtattatttagtagACCAAGTAGCCTTGGGTTTGACATAAACAATCTGAGTTAGATAAAAGTTATTAGCCTAACTATGAATTTGCATGTAAGTAACTTAATGTTTTTATATAGCCTTTACATTTGATCTAGAACAATCTGGATTAGGCAATGCCCTATACTAGGCTAAGAGAGGACAATTTAGGCATCCTCCTACTGTTGATGTATTAAgtgggccggccggctaatgccattttttaaggacaggactttgatattcataccacttaataaggtgacttgggacatctccaaaccgcatatgattttcgcctctgaccttcagttttgtgacaccagggcgatttatcccaaaaataactatttttcaaattctatctcctcccttgatatttaatatgaagacctgggattactaccatatatagacctgatgtagacctccaatcgaatggagagttttttttctaaaagtcatttttttgctagatatgaatttttcaatatggtaaaaaaataaaccctataaatcaggagaaaaaaatttattaaaaaaagacgaaacaaaaattggaaaaaagggctctatttgattgttctataatgtctttctgagttatataccaaattccaatgttatagctttaaaactaagtgagaagatagattttgaaggtcaataagtttagttttgagatacgggcgttcaaagttttccttcgtatttctgtaaagacaatgttaataaataatgattattatgaatgtctatttcttttttgtgtattaataaaccaaaactattttatttatcataatttaatcataaatgatgatccctttgctcatatgtcgcagcctggggcactgcttgaggcaagatggggcactccttcctacgcaattctctctctccccttcactaaatcGGCTTATTactgcgaattttcttcttctgtatgttagcgagatgttttccttgtattttcctctttggcatgaagaaattcttgcccgaaacaaagataaacaaacgtaaatgcaagaaaatgttagaggtgaaactcgaaggtgtactcttttttttttttttacaaagacaatttaataaatcatgattattatgaatttcatattccattttgggtattaaaaaaccaaaactttgttatttatcataaatgaagatctctttgctcaaagatcgtagccttggggacagtgtgacgtgtactGTCAAGCAAGAAGGGGGCTttactaagcaacccttactacgcaaccctaccctctctcttcactaactacgagtatattatgatattctgtaataatactagagcgatttttcttcgtctgtatgttagcgagatgttttccttgtcttttcctcattggcatgatgaaattcttgccgaaacatacataaacatacataaaggcaagcgaatgtcaagaggtgaaatggaacgtgtaaactacttgatgtctgtgatcgcactaactCATGACTGggcttggtagctgagcctgaagtctccttctcgtctcggggaatgtctacagatgccatttctcccaatttctttgacaataattataaaaatttacgataatagaagaaatattgcattttcttgtatggatcagtgttttaggcttattgagttatgctaactaatttccctgtaactacgaaagtaagaggaattttgacgaaatatttcgtatacgtattctcaattgccatatgcagctccatgaattttttcatgactttgcatttttcgccctatactaCCATAtaaaggggttccggccggcccccttaagtgtTAGTTTAGCCCAAATAGCCAAGGACGGGATACAAACAGTATCCTAGGTATAATTAAATAACCTAAAGCCATTTAAATACATTGGCTTAAGCTAACTAAACAAATTAGTGCATAGGATATTAGTCCAAATGGtatgaaaattcaaatttaacATTTTACATAGCTAATGCAAAAAGACATTCTGTACAGCCATATACGGCTGTCAAAACTAACTTAAACCTCAAAGGGCTTAAGTTAACATAGATTCCCAATAGAATCTACGTATTACAAATATTGAGTCTGTATGAGGAACTACAGAGGTGTCcctcattaataatttaataatgactGGCTTCTAATAATAACTTGCTTTATATCACTACAGGGCTGCCATTATGCAGGACCCTCAGTTCAAGTGTTCCGTATCAAATTGCTCTGGTCATTTTGTGCCAGTGGGTATGGCTCATACCAACTGCGTGCAAGTTTTAATGTTGAAACTGCTCATTTTAAGCTGTCCCAATGATTCCTAGGGTTCAGTAGTACTAAAAGTACGAGAAATTGTATCTTTCCAGCAAAACTTTGGTAACAGATATGTAACCTTTTTTTCTCAAGCCAAGACTTATGTTTAGGCAAAAACCCAGTAAAATCAGTCCTCACTACCTACCAGGTTAAACCTGTGGGGGATATTGAGGGATTTTTACATGGGAGAGATATTGCTACTATGAAATATGTGGGGGCATTGCCACTGAAATGACCCTGCTGAATCCAGATAGATCAGGGACACAAATTTCAGATAGCCATGGGAGAAGCCTTATAAAAGGAATTCTATCCCTATTTACAGCTATTGATGTTGAAGAGGATTTattcccccaaaagggatactaGGATCCATCAGACTCCAACAGATATTACTAGTATATTTTTAGTGGGGTATAGAAACTTACCCAAGACTTCTGCCCCTTTGGTAACAGCTATTTACAGTTCAGTTGTTGAAGCTCAGTCAAAATGTGCAAGCTTCCCCAAACGGGATACACAGCTTGTGGCATTTGATCAATTCTGTAAGGAAATTAGGATCCTTCCCCAAAAAGGGATACAAGGATACACCTGAACCCAGTGGAAATTACATCAAGTTTCAGAGGGTTATGGTAATTCACCCAGGACCTCTACCCCTGGGGAACAAGCAGTTGCTTCTCAGCTGTAGATGCTCAGTCAGGTTACACAAGCTTCCCCAGAAGGGATAAACAATTTGCAGTATTTGATCAATTCCATATGGAAATTATGAATAGCATCCGAAAATGTCGTTGCCACAAAATGGCAGTGTAAGAGCAACATGATGCATGATCCCAAAAAGGAATTTAAGTTAGTCCAGTACgctccaaaatataataatacagtATCCTGCAACCCAAAAGTGAGAAGGGATGCAAAATGTTGCCCAAATAAGGTCTAGTGTTGGACTTATGACTGGAAACCACTATTGGTCAGTTTTGAATAAAAAACTTCATACCAAAATGTGACAGGGTCTCCAGAACTCTATAATAAAAACTTCATACCAAAACGTGACAGGGGCTCCAGAACTCATCCTGATGATACCAGGATCCTTGGTTAGATGCATCAGTGTGGATTGTCTCTCACTAtagtaaatatctaattaatgagAGACAAACTATGATCATAGCTGTACATGTGAAAGGCCATTAACAGAAACGGTCTTCTTACCTgtgtttataaacattaaaagCGATAGAAGACACTCTTTAATGGGACCAAAGTTGCTCACCAAAGAGTTCCATCCTTCTGTCCcttcattttcaaagttattaatcttgtaaagacagattttcataattttgtagTGATTAAAAGAGTAGAGATAATGGCAGAATTGAAAGCATTTTTCTCGGTCATCCCAGTTTTGGAAAACTCCACCGAGGAACAGGCAACACTACAACTCCCTTCTGAAGGGGAAAAGCCTCCTTCATTTTTAGTTACACAGCAATTTAGGACCCCTTTGAGAAGAATTTCAGAGGTGACAACCTCAACGGAATTTCGTATTAGGATCCACCTCTTTAGTATTATTACCTCTACCACCTTGCTGCAAGTTGCCATTAAAAGTCTTCCAAAATGTCCCAGAACAATTGTTGCTGTTGTAGTTAAAAGTCTTATGAGAACCCTCTGACAAGCATCCTATGACTTGGTAAAGAGGCACATAAAAGTGTGAATGGAAGCATTGGAGGGCTCCAGCTAGTCACTTCCTAATGTAAGTTCATCATTACATCATAACCCTTTCTGTAAGGACCTGTGAAGGAGTCTGTTATGTTTAAAAACTTAATGAGCAAGCCCGCTAACAGAATTGTATGAGAGTACTGTCTTTTGGGAAAAAGTGGAatttaggaaacaaaaatccaaaatatCCCCTTACCCAATCCAAAAAGGCTTGCTTAAAAAGGTAAGCCTTTTATCACCCCAAAAGGTATTTTCTTCAAAGAACGGGTAGGTGTTCAGATGGGATGATGCTTCACAAAAGGACAACAAGAACCAAAAGGAAATTTTTTCACAAGATCCAAAGACCCTCTTATAGGAAGTAGAAAAGCAATAAATGGAATACCTATAAAGGgcagaggtagaggaagaggtgGATACCAATGAGAATGGTATGGTTGGGGTCGACTTCAATGACACCACAGGCAATTAAAGTCTTCCCTTTGGGGACACAATACTAGTTTTAAATGGGGTGGGGTAGGAATAGTCTCTCACCCATTCCCCTCCTGTAAAGGGGTTCTTTCAAACCAGGCCCCTCTTTGGAATGTTACACACAAAAAATCCCTGTTAATgggagccatagagaaacatGTGGTTATTTGTCATCAAGCATGGCTCTCTAAGTGTCCccaaaaaggattcctccaaatGAAGAGTGATCCTAGATCTATCAACATTGAACAATCACACTGTTTTCCATATTTTCCAAATAACTATCGTTGCCCTAGTACATTCAATTGTTCTGAAAGGAACTTAGTTCTGACAGATGCATACTAGCACATCCTTGTCATTGTTCCCTTCTGTCCCTTCCCAAGGCGCTGGATAGGGACAGATATGTACACGATCAAAGCCAAGC
Encoded proteins:
- the LOC135222376 gene encoding uncharacterized protein LOC135222376; this translates as MVFEHKVCGPLEIFHEMLETGRGGDANVGEFVEDLRKKLSRTWRFARENLASSQAAMKLNFDRKSEARSFEPGELVLVLNLFQNSPSRTNFLEHDVDVGNASPVKPSPYRLNPVKRDIVDKEIKYMLEHDLIQPSGIGMKNAACTFQRLMNRVICGLEGTEIYIDDLVVHSNDWRTHILRLSKVFEELRAAGLVVNLAKCEFDKA